One window from the genome of Alnus glutinosa chromosome 13, dhAlnGlut1.1, whole genome shotgun sequence encodes:
- the LOC133853907 gene encoding uncharacterized protein LOC133853907, translating into MEHHFRIDVFITAIDFQLQELDNRFSEHAVELLRLSATLSPQDAYKSFKIDDICSFVEKFYPQDFTEQEKIILKFQLDHYKLDVPKHSDFQNMSTLSELCRGLAISGKSKIYNLIDRLIRLVLTLPVSTATIERAFSTMKLVKTRLRNRMEDEFLTDNLVVYIEKEIAKDFTTEMIMDEFYSMKDRRR; encoded by the coding sequence ATGGAGCATCATTTTAGAATTGATGTATTTATTACTGCAATAGACTTCCAATTGCAAGAACTGGATAATAGATTTAGTGAGCATGCAGTGGAACTTCTTCGTCTTAGTGCCACTTTAAGCCCTCAAGATGCATACAAATCATTTAAGATCGATGATATATGCAGCTTTGTTGAGAAGTTCTATCCTCAAGATTTTACCGAGCaagagaaaattattttgaaatttcaattggATCATTATAAGCTTGATGTGCCAAAACATTCAGATTTTCAGAATATGTCTACTTTATCTGAGTTGTGCAGAGGATTAGCAATTTCAGGAAAATCAaagatttataatttgattgaCAGGTTGATTCGTCTAGTGTTGACTCTCCCTGTTTCTACCGCTACTATTGAACGAGCATTTTCTACCATGAAACTAGTAAAAACTAGATTACGTAATAGAATGGAAGATGAGTTTCTAACAGATAATTTGGTAGTTTATATCgagaaagaaattgctaagGATTTCACTACAGAGATGATAATGGATGAGTTTTATTCCATGAAAGACCGCCGACGTTGA
- the LOC133853908 gene encoding uncharacterized protein LOC133853908, with protein sequence MSRPKTIDSFFKKKYESHSDVNSDTPLNRPLATDLNAPVTDERPSKCPRILPEEIDATSLQRYPGKRPQIWEFPVNLQDEMRRAYLRAGPCQPILKPTEYPVSGPENHRRRFQASWFQTYLTLLEYLESKDAIFCHPCYIFAKKSTGRPRSDAFTVKGFKNWKKVNDGMNCPLMGHVGTDPNSPHKIAVKCCEDLKNYSRHIGKLIEKQSSQEIENNRLRLKTSIDSVRWLAFQACAFRGHDESFDSKNKGNFIELIKFLATFNDKVDGVVLTNAPRNAKYTSPQIQKEILHIFATKVRDVIRKEIGDAKFCILVDEVRDESKREQMAIILRFVDKDASREAKSVHQFFENLNFIINIVVGSSKCNDELQSAQVAEIESMIASNEIETGRGANQIGTLQRPGDTR encoded by the exons ATGAGTAGACCAAAAACAATCGAttcattctttaagaaaaaatatgagAGTCATTCAGATGTTAATAGTGATACACCTTTAAATAGACCGTTAGCAACGGATCTTAATGCTCCAGTGACTGATGAACGGCCTTCCAAATGTCCAAGAATCCTTCCTGAAGAAATTGATGCCACCTCTTTGCAACGTTATCCAGGAAAACGTCCGCAAATATGGGAATTTCCTGTAAACTTACAAGATGAAATGCGACGTGCTTATCTTAGAGCTGGCCCATGTCAACCTATTCTTAAACCTACAGAATATCCAGTTTCAGGACCGGAGAATCATCGTCGTCGATTTCAAGCTTCTTGGTTTCAGACATACTTAACTTTGTTGGAATATTTGGAATCGAAGGATGCTATCTTTTGTCATCCATGTTACATTTTTGCTAAGAAATCAACAGGCCGTCCAAGATCAGATGCATTTACAGTTAAAGGTTTTAAGAATTGGAAAAAGGTGAATGATGGAATGAATTGTCCTTTAATGGGGCATGTGGGGACAGATCCAAATTCACCACATAAAATTGCTGTGAAATGTTGTGAAGATCTGAAGAATTATTCACGGCATATTGGCAAGTTGATTGAAAAACAGTCATCACAAGAAATAGAGAATAATCGATTGCGGCTTAAAACCTCAATAGATAGTGTTCGATGGCTAGCATTTCAAGCATGTGCATTCAGAGGTCATGATGAAAGCTTCgactcaaaaaataaaggtaactTCATTGAATTGATAAAGTTTTTAGCAACTTTTAATGATAAAGTTGATGGAGTTGTGTTAACAAATGCTCCACGGAATGCCAAATATACATCAccccaaattcaaaaagaaattttgcatATCTTTGCAACTAAAGTACGAGATGTGATTCGCAAAGAAATTGGAGATGCTAAATTTTGCATTCTTGTTGATGAAGTTCGAGATGAGTCAAAAAGGGAGCAAATGGCaatcattttgagatttgttgataAAGATG CATCTAGAGAAGCAAAATCTGTTCATCAATTctttgagaatttgaattttattatcaaCATTGTTGTTGGTTCTTCAAAATGCAATGATGAATTGCAATCTGCTCAAGTTGCTGAGATTGAAAGTATGATTGCTTCTAATGAAATTGAGACTGGAAGGGGGGCCAACCAAATTGGTACTTTGCAACGACCTGGAGATACTCGATAG
- the LOC133854319 gene encoding uncharacterized protein LOC133854319 has protein sequence MAAPFFSTPFQPYVYQSPQDAVIPFQILGGEAQVVQIMLKPQEKVIAKPGSMCFMSGSIEMENVYVPENEAGMWQWLFGKSVSSIVFRNAGPSDGFVGIAAPSLARILPIDLAMFSGEILCQPDAFLCSINDVKVSTTVDQRARNIITGAEGFLRQKLSGQGLAFIVAGGSVVQKNLEVGEVLAVDVSCIVALTTTVNVQIKYNGPMRRAVFGGENLVTAVLTGPGIVFIQSLPFHRLSQRIARAVTSPNMRENPKFFIQIAIFFFLAYVVIVSSLILTDV, from the exons ATGGCCGCACCGTTTTTCTCAACGCCTTTCCAGCCTTACGTCTACCAG AGTCCGCAAGATGCGGTGATACCTTTTCAGATTTTGGGTGGTGAAGCTCAGGTGGTTCAG ATAATGTTGAAGCCACAAGAAAAGGTTATTGCAAAACCTG GTTCCATGTGCTTCATGTCTGGGTCCATTGAAATGGAAAATGTTTATGTCCCTGAAAATGAAGCAGGTATGTGGCAATGGCTTTTCGGGAAGAGTGTGAGTAGTATAGTTTTTCGTAATGCTGGTCCAAGTGATGGGTTTGTTGGAATTGCCGCTCCTTCTCTTGCAAGAATTCTCCCG ATTGACTTGGCAATGTTCAGTGGAGAGATTTTATGTCAG CCAGATGCATTCCTTTGCTCCATCAATGATGTGAAGGTCAGTACTACAGTTGATCAGAGGGCACGTAACATCATCACTGGTGCAGAG GGATTTCTGAGGCAGAAGCTATCAGGCCAAGGACTTGCATTCATAGTTGCGGGTGGATCTG TTGTACAGAAAAATCTTGAAGTGGGTGAGGTATTAGCTGTTGATGTATCTTGCATTGTTGCCCTGACAACCACAGTCAATGTTCAAATCAAGTACAATGGTCCTATGAGAAGAGCTGTTTTTGGG GGTGAGAATCTAGTAACAGCTGTTCTAACAGGACCAGGCATCGTCTTCATCCAGAGTTTACCCTTTCACCGACTCTCTCAGCGCATTGCCAG AGCTGTTACATCCCCGAACATGAGGGAAAATCCAAAGTTCTTCATTCAGattgccattttctttttcctggcATATGTGGTGATTGTATCTTCATTAATCTTGACCGACGTTTGA